The Paenibacillus spongiae nucleotide sequence GAATCGGGCGCGTTGAACTTCGGCGCGAACTGCTGCAGAAACCCGTCCAGCTCCGCGGCGCGTACAATCGGGAACAACAGCCCGGTCTGCCCTTCCTTGCCCCCGCTGTATCCTGCGGTAACGACACGCACACTGACCAGGCCCAGCGGCCTTCGCAGCACATTCTCGACCAGATGGATCGCTTGAATGCGGTCAAGCGAGATCGTCACCTGCCTGCGCTCCAGCAGCCCTCGTTCTATGATCAGCTTATCGTCCTGTAAGATTAGCGTAAACCCGTATTCCTTCAGCACCGTCCCGATAAAGGCAATCACCCAAGCAAGCACGAGCACGATGACCGTCCCCCATACATACCAGACAGCGCCCAAGTAGTGTTCCAGCTTATCCCACACATTGAAATTTTCAAGCACATTGTCCAGCTGGGAGAACCCCGCTCCCAGCACGGCCAGCGCAATCCCGATTTGTCCCGATGTGGAGCTGTATATGAGCAATTCCTTCATTGGCAAGACGGCCTTTGCCTTCGTGACCGGCTGTTGCAAGGAAGCAATGCCCGGGTTCGACACAGCAGCATCGCCTGCAGCCGATATGGATTCCCCCGCAGATTGTTCATCAAGCTTCTCTAGGACGGTACCGGCCTCATTCGCGCCCCCCTCACCGGCTCCTTCCATACCCGTTCCAGGCTTACGCAGTTTAAGGACGGCGCGGATACGCTCCGCCTCCTCCGTCGAGATCGCGGTTAGAACCGCTTCCGGCTTCTTGCCGCCCGCGGTCTCCACCTGCAGCTTTACTAAGCCGAACGGCCGGTGAAGAAGACCTGCCGTCGTATCAACCGACTGGACACGGTCGCCCGATATCCATACTTTCTTCCGCACCCAGATGCCATGCTCGACGTACAAGGAGCTTCCGTCGACCGCGTAGACATAGCGATACCAATTCAACCAAGCAAGCGAAAAAAGAAGGAGCATGAATAACACGGCGCCTCCTGTTACCCACAGCCAATTGACTCCTTCCCGGAACACGGTTGAGACCAAGAAGACGATTAAGGGGTAGACCAGATCCTTCCCTGTCTTGACAATAAAGAACAGCAGCGAAACGGGATGTAACCGGCACTGTCCTGCTGGGACTCCGTTCTCAGATTTCTTCATCGGATATCCTCGCTAACCGGGCGATTTGCCGCCGTACCTCGTCTGCCCTGATTTCTGTCAGTGCCGGAATCTGATGGCTGCCCGCCGCGGTGGAGAAAGTCACCGTAGCCAGCCCGAAGGCCCGCAATATCGGCCCCTGCTTGGAGTCGACATGCTGAATGCGTATCATCGGGATAAGCGTCCGCTTACGGAAATAGATGCCATGGTGCAGCTCTATCTCATGCTCCGTAACCGCGTATCTCCACTGCTTGTACCTCAATCTCGGAATTAGATTGATTTCCAGGTAGGCGCCCAGGCAAGCCAGCGCAAGCGCCGCAGCCGGAATCCATATCGGCCAATCGAACTTTATCGTTACAATTAACAGCGCCAGCACAATGAGGGCATAGATCCCCGTTGAAATCCATCCGGATAGGCGCCATGCACGAAGTGCTTTCTCGTCGATCCGACTCGTTAATTGTTCATGTTCCATCTTTAATTCCATCCCCCTGATATCCGTTTCACCTAACTGCCCGTCATCGTGATTTCATTCATTCGAGCATCCATGGGCAAATCCTTCTTCGCTATGCTGACAAGAGAGGTGACAAACACGTTGCCTTCATAGGACGCTATATGTATATCCTCGGTAGGCCTTACTTTGACGTGAAGAGCTGCAGCTTCCCGATCATGATCTTGAAGTATGGATAAGGATTCGATCGCGAACCCTTCTCTAGGCGATGACTTCTCTTCGACGCTAATGCATATGAAATAATCATCAGCAGTCTCCCCGACAACATATCCGCCAGGTGCCGCATTCTTTAGCTTCTCATACCGATCCCGTATATCGCTGCTGATTCCCGTATCCGTTTCTTCCTCTTCCCATGCAAAGGTCTTCGAAGTCTTGGAATAAAGAAGGCGTTCGTAAGGAACGCCGATATAGGCCTTGCTGCCAAGATCGCCCTCAACCACTTCCGCCTCCAGACTCCCATACGCGTTACTATTATTAGAGCAGCCTGCCAGCAAGGCAATGAGAACGAATGAAGCTAGGAATCCCGTTATTCCCCGTCTCATTCCAGTCCCCCCCTATTGCTATCTATCATCCATACGATTATTGCAGTAATCCATTCCGCCGAGAGCCGTCAGTAAATCACCAAGAAGAAACGGCAAACGCCGTCTATGACGGCGAACGAGTTTCATCCCTTTAGAAATATAAGCAAGCCAAGTTTCACAGAGACTTGCGCTTCCATATTTTGTCGCACAAAGAAGGCTTCCCCGCCGTTCATCGCTCGCAGTAGAGAAGCCTTCTTCGTTTCACTCTGCTACAGTACCGTTGACTTGCCGCCATCAATGTTGACAGAGGTGCCTGTCACATAGGAGGCCGCATCCGAGACGAGGAACGATATGACCTTCGCCGCTTCCTCAGTCCTGCCGATCCGCCCCAGCGGGATGGCGAACCGGGGATCGACTTCGAATTGCTCCCATGTCAGCTCGGGGGCGCTAGACCGCCACATCCGCTCGATCTGATCGCTCCGGATCAACCCGATGCAGACGGCATTCACGCGAATGTTCGCCGAGGCCAAGTCTTGGCTCATCGCCTTGGTCAGCGCCAATCCTGCGGCACGGCTGACGGAGGTCGGCAAGGAAGAGGCGCCCGGCGCCTTCCCGCCGATTGCCGTCACGTTGACGATGGCGCCAGATCCGCCCTTGCGCATATGCGGGACGACCAAACGCGAAAAATGAATCGCACCGTACAGCTTCAAATCCAAATCGGCATCCCACGCATCGGATCCCACCTCTTCGAAAGGCCGCGCAGCCGATGTCCCGGCGTTGTTAACGAGTATGTCCACGCCGCCGAAGCGTTCTACGGTTTCCGTCACCGCGCGGCGGGCATCCTCCTCCAATGTGACATCAGCCGCGATAATCAGGGCTTCCGCCCCCGTCTTCTCTGCGATCAGCTCTGCAGCCTTCTGCAGCGGCTCCACGCTGCGAGCCACGATAGCCACCTGAGCCCCTTCAGACGCAAGAACGAGCGCAGTAGCAAGACCGATGCCTTTGCTGCCCCCGGTAATAATCGCCGTCTTGCCCTTTAACCCGAGATCCATGCTTGCTTCCTCCTTATCTGGTTCCTGCACGTACTCTTTATCCTACGAGGTCGAATAAACGAAAGCGAATCGTTCGGTTCTTCGCTGTCCTTCCAATACGATTATTATGCCATAATCTCGCGGATACCTGGCCAGTGGAGCCATATATCGGTCATCGGAGCTTTCCAGTCCTTCTGCACATCCACATGCTTCACCCGGAAAAAGATCGCGTAGCGTGTTAATGACGCTATGTTGGGCGCAGCCGTATGGCCCAGCTGATAGTGGACGAGGAACACATCCCCCGGCTCTCCTGTCGTCTGGAGCGGCTGCGGCATCGCAACCGGCGGCATGCCATTCAAGAGCGCTTCCGGCCCATGCTCGCGAAAGTATTGTTCATACAGATGGTGCGTACCAGGCCAAACGGTGAAATTCCCCGCATAAGCTTGCTGCACCGGACTTAACAGAACGCCAACCAGCATCGTGAAATTGCCGATGGTCCCTTTCGTCATGCCATTGGTCGGCGTATACATTCCGTCCAGGTGAGCGACAGGCGCATGCGGCGGATCCTGCATCGTGGGAAAGCGCAGTGCAATTTGCCCGTCGTTAATCGGGAGCGCTTTCCCTTCACCGATCAGAGACGCCACCAGATCCTTGACCGGCGTCTTATTATACAGGTCAGAAATTACGGGCTTGCCTTGAAGCTCCGGGCAGTAGGATTGGGATCGGAACTTGATGATATCACTCTCATTCATCCCTTGTCCAAGCGAATGATTGATGTGACGTACCGCGTGATCCACCATAATTTTCGGAACGACCCCTGGAATATGGATATACCCGTTATCCATCATGGACTTCTTCTGTTCATACGTTAGCAAATGCACAATTGCACCTCCACATCGTAAAGTTCGCCAAGCTACCTCCATTCTACATGCTTACGTAAGGAAACGGAACCTATAACTGCCTTTCAACCGTTGGTTGAATAGATCTCAACTTTGCCTATATTGTCGATGATCCGCTTCTATGCGATCATGTTTGTAAAGGAACCTAAGCAAAGGCGGGTGAGTGCTATGTGGGATACATATAAAATGAATGAACGCATACGAACGCTGCGACTTGAACGGGGATTTACCCAGCAGGAGTTAGGAGATTTACTTGGGATTACAGCACAAGCCGTGTCCAAATGGGAAACTGGACTTGCGACACCCGACATAACATTGCTGCCGAAGCTCTCCGAGTTGTTCAATTGTTCCATTGATTCGTTATATTATGGCTTCGAGACAAGAATAGGTTTGGAAGTGACTTCTCCTTCTTATACATATCGGGTGAGTGCAGGGCAGCAGTGTTCGTTTTGCGGTAAGCATCCAGAACAGGCGTGGCGCATTATTGCTGGTCCAGGGGTGCGGATATGCTCCGAATGCGTTGAGATTTGCGGAGATATTTTGAAGCAGATCAAGCAGGTTGACGGCACTGGCAGTTGATAAATCCCATCACAAAAAAGATGCGCAGCCTCATCGGCTCGCATCTCGAATTTAATATAGGATCTCCGAGCCTTCAAGGGAGTCCGTAAGATCTGACCGATCCAAGTGCTGCCTCGCTTGGGATCAATCGGTTGTAACGCTTGCCGCGGTCGGCGTCAAATCCGGATTGAGGTCGAGTGTAAATTCATCTTTTCCCGGGTATGCAATCGGATCGTAATAGTTGTAATCGTTGAGCGTCGGGGAATATGTCTTGACGTGAAGCTTGCCGCTCCGCGCATCGAATTGCAGGAGCCTTATATACCCCAGTCCGCCGTCAACCGCATTTTGATAATCGGCCATCATTTGATAAACGCTGCGGTCCGCTTTGCCATCGCCGTCGTCGTCGACCGGATCGATCTTGATCTCCGCGTCATGATGGTGTCCGGACAAGATGGCGAACACGTTCTTGTTGGGAAGCACGACGCTCTCAAACACGCGATCTCCGATCGGTGACCGTTCGCCGGAGACGAGCAAATACTCATGAAAGCACAGCATCGCCTTCCGGTTCGGGTACCGCTTCAACACCTGGTTCATCCAGGCGATCTCCGCGTCTCCAAAGCTCCAGCTCATGTAAACGATAATGAAATCATGGCCGGCCGCGGAAAGGAGATCGAAGTGCCCCCTATTGTTCTGATAGGAACCGCCATATGTCGGCCGATGCTTAAACCGGTCTTCCCCGAACCCTCTCCGGTAAAGGTCGTAACCGCTAATCCGGCCGGCATCGTGGTTGCCGGCCAGCACGCCGTAAGGAATGCCGGTGTCATCCAGTACCTTCATGTTCCGGTCGGCCTCTATCCATTGTCCGATCTTGTCACCCTCGTCCACGATGTCCCCGGTATGCATGACGTATCGGATCTTCAGCTTGTCGCGGTTATCCCGAATCCAGGCGACATTATCCCGGAAATACCGGTGAAACGTCTTCGAATAATATTGAGTGTCCGACATCCAGACGAATGAAAAATCATACCGATCCGCCTCGTAATCTGCCTTCCCCGCTCCGCTTTCACTATCATCCGCAAAGCTCCGCCCTTCTGCCAATCCGAATAGGATCCCCGTTATCACGACGATAGCAAGCCATTTCTTCATTTTCTCCGCTCTGATTGCCACGTTACCGGCACGCTCCTTATGTCGACTCCCAGGAAGAAACGGCTATCGTCGTCCTCTGGCAGCGAAATTCGTTTCTGCCCTTAGACCTTATAGAAATGAGTACGTCGTTAAACCTATAGATTCTATAAGGTTGAAAAAGGGAGCATGCATGGCTCCGATTTCCCGGCATCCTCTCATTATTGCTGCGAGACGTATCGTTTATTCGCCTCCTCGCAAATCCGCATGTATTGCGCAGCGCCCTGATGTCAACCTATTCATGCGTCTCACGCGGAATTCGTTAAACAAGACATACTGGCCCGACAAGGAAGCGGTCAGGTTAAGAAAACAGAACAAACCTCAAAGACAGTCATGTCGCAATGCCATTGGGCATGCAGCGCGACATGAAATCCTTGAGGTCCTTTACTGAAATGTAACTATGCCACTCAAAAATAACGAGACCTGAATACGGCGCTTCGATCTAGATCCATTTCTCACTGCCGCGGAACGCCATGTGCTCGCCCGCCTTGAATGCCGGCTTCTTCACATAGGTGTTGATTCCGGGAACGGCCTCCCCCCGGAGAAGAAACGCGCATGACCAGTTGGGAACGGTGATCCTCGTGCTGGCTGGAATGTAGCGGATCGTCAGGCCGCATCGCCGCATGGGCGAATGGTTCGGCTCGGAGCCATGGATAATATTCGGGTGATGCACCGACACATCGCCGGATTTCAGAATAAGGTCGACCGCCTTGGATTCCTCAACCAGCGCCGGGTCCACCTCGGACTCCAGCACGTTGGCCGTCTGCGTATTCCTTTTCATCTCCTGCAGCGACATCGTCTGCGTCCCCGGTATAACCCGCAGGCAGCCGTTCTCCGGCACGGAGTCGTCGACGGCGAGCCATAAGGTGACGACGTTCATCGGCTCCAGCGGCCAATAGCTGCCGTCCTGATGCCACAGCACCGGCTGCCCGTCATAGGCAGGCTTGCTGATATAGTGAGAAGCGAACAAGGCGATATCCGGTCCGATAAACTGCTCCGCGATATCGAGCAGCCGCTCGTCGCTAATCAATCGGACCCAGAACGGGTCGTTCGCGACCAGATCATGCGACATCTGCTCCGGCCGCTTCTCGGGGTACTTGGCGATCAGCCATTCGATATGCGCCTTCGCCTCCCGCATGAGCTCCTCGTCCAGCACGCCGCGGAATACCGCGTATCCGTCCTTGTCGTATGCTTTCTTTAACTGGCCCAAATCTTGCCCTGTTGTACTCATCTCATCGGCCTCCAGATTGTTTATTGTTATTCCAAGACATGAATGAAAAAGATGACGGTTCGATACCGCTTCCAGCGGCGGCACTGATTTCGAATATACGTCGTTCGGACGGCATGAGCACTTCATGCGCATTGCGGCAGAACCAGTCCGGCCTTCCGGACGGGGCGGCGGGATGCGAAGACGCCGGGCTGACATACCAGGCCACCGAGCTGCCGCTGTTCAACACTTCGAAGGTGTGCGTATCCACACCCCGCTCTGTCCGGGTCGACCGGCAGCTCCATTCCAGCTGTGCAGGCGGAAGCCGGCGAAGCCAGGCGAACGGATGCTGCCCGTGCAGCGAGAAGACGTACACATTCGGGTCCTGCTGGCCGAGCTGCAGGCGGACGGCAAACCATTCGAGCGAATCATCCAAGACCGGCCAGCGGATGTCCGTGATTCTCAGGCAACCGTTATCCGGCATCAGTACGTTTTCGTTCATCTCCCAGTGCATCCGGCCCGTCTCGTCGAACAGCTGCGCCGACCAGCTTCCCGCTTCGGCTTCTCCGCTGTTGTGCAAGAACACTTCCGCCATGAAATGTTCGCCGGCTGAATAGGCCAGCTTATCGTAGCGCAGCGAGATATGCTTGGTGGCATAAGCTTTGCGCGCCCAATAGTAGGCCATCTTGGGCCGTTCGTAATAATCGACGAGACTCGTGCACGACACATTCGGAAACGGCTCGTTGAACTGCCAGACGATGCTGCCGCTGTTCCGGAACTTCCGTCTCCGGTTCGCCTCCAGCGCGTACCGGATGCCTTCCGCCTGCGTCCATTGGCTCATCATGGCGAACTGCTCCAGATCGTCCGGCGCGCCAAACAAGGCCGTATCCCGCTCCAGCGTATCCCACCATTCCCCGTGATGGCGCCAAACCGGATTGTTCTCCATCGTGTCGACCTTCCGCTCGGACTCCGGAAGAAAGCAGGCCATCGATTCTGTGCTGCAGCAGCCATCCACCCCGAATTCGCTGTGCAGAAGACTGTCGGAACGGTTGTACTGATTGTAGTGCTCCACGGGACCGCCGTATTTCCACGGACCATGCACATCATGATTTCGGCCGGGCTGATCGATCATCAGAAATTCATTCGGCCCCGATGCGGAGGTCGGAAGAAAATAACGGCCGGGATCATGCTCCATAACGAGACGGCGCAGCATCTCAATATTATCATCCTCGAAGGTTGAAGGCATGCCTTCTATATCCATCAGCTCATTCCCTCCGCTCCAGCAGGCAAGGCTGACATGATTCCGCTTCACGCGCAGAGCCGCTTCGGCCGTTTCCTTGAGCAGCTCAAGAAA carries:
- a CDS encoding PH domain-containing protein, encoding MKKSENGVPAGQCRLHPVSLLFFIVKTGKDLVYPLIVFLVSTVFREGVNWLWVTGGAVLFMLLLFSLAWLNWYRYVYAVDGSSLYVEHGIWVRKKVWISGDRVQSVDTTAGLLHRPFGLVKLQVETAGGKKPEAVLTAISTEEAERIRAVLKLRKPGTGMEGAGEGGANEAGTVLEKLDEQSAGESISAAGDAAVSNPGIASLQQPVTKAKAVLPMKELLIYSSTSGQIGIALAVLGAGFSQLDNVLENFNVWDKLEHYLGAVWYVWGTVIVLVLAWVIAFIGTVLKEYGFTLILQDDKLIIERGLLERRQVTISLDRIQAIHLVENVLRRPLGLVSVRVVTAGYSGGKEGQTGLLFPIVRAAELDGFLQQFAPKFNAPDSWASLEPRALRNYLLIPVLIAAAIAVIAIVWSPYQLGWIALVLPVAAGYWSWLCFRQAGWSVAERQIAIRYGGLSRQRALIPRQRIQWHEVRQSPFQSRRELATLRVALTSGAASATFRVRHAPAGAARQLSAWISARKRS
- a CDS encoding PH domain-containing protein translates to MEHEQLTSRIDEKALRAWRLSGWISTGIYALIVLALLIVTIKFDWPIWIPAAALALACLGAYLEINLIPRLRYKQWRYAVTEHEIELHHGIYFRKRTLIPMIRIQHVDSKQGPILRAFGLATVTFSTAAGSHQIPALTEIRADEVRRQIARLARISDEEI
- a CDS encoding SDR family NAD(P)-dependent oxidoreductase, coding for MDLGLKGKTAIITGGSKGIGLATALVLASEGAQVAIVARSVEPLQKAAELIAEKTGAEALIIAADVTLEEDARRAVTETVERFGGVDILVNNAGTSAARPFEEVGSDAWDADLDLKLYGAIHFSRLVVPHMRKGGSGAIVNVTAIGGKAPGASSLPTSVSRAAGLALTKAMSQDLASANIRVNAVCIGLIRSDQIERMWRSSAPELTWEQFEVDPRFAIPLGRIGRTEEAAKVISFLVSDAASYVTGTSVNIDGGKSTVL
- a CDS encoding helix-turn-helix domain-containing protein; protein product: MWDTYKMNERIRTLRLERGFTQQELGDLLGITAQAVSKWETGLATPDITLLPKLSELFNCSIDSLYYGFETRIGLEVTSPSYTYRVSAGQQCSFCGKHPEQAWRIIAGPGVRICSECVEICGDILKQIKQVDGTGS
- a CDS encoding metallophosphoesterase, which codes for MAIRAEKMKKWLAIVVITGILFGLAEGRSFADDSESGAGKADYEADRYDFSFVWMSDTQYYSKTFHRYFRDNVAWIRDNRDKLKIRYVMHTGDIVDEGDKIGQWIEADRNMKVLDDTGIPYGVLAGNHDAGRISGYDLYRRGFGEDRFKHRPTYGGSYQNNRGHFDLLSAAGHDFIIVYMSWSFGDAEIAWMNQVLKRYPNRKAMLCFHEYLLVSGERSPIGDRVFESVVLPNKNVFAILSGHHHDAEIKIDPVDDDGDGKADRSVYQMMADYQNAVDGGLGYIRLLQFDARSGKLHVKTYSPTLNDYNYYDPIAYPGKDEFTLDLNPDLTPTAASVTTD
- a CDS encoding phytanoyl-CoA dioxygenase family protein; its protein translation is MSTTGQDLGQLKKAYDKDGYAVFRGVLDEELMREAKAHIEWLIAKYPEKRPEQMSHDLVANDPFWVRLISDERLLDIAEQFIGPDIALFASHYISKPAYDGQPVLWHQDGSYWPLEPMNVVTLWLAVDDSVPENGCLRVIPGTQTMSLQEMKRNTQTANVLESEVDPALVEESKAVDLILKSGDVSVHHPNIIHGSEPNHSPMRRCGLTIRYIPASTRITVPNWSCAFLLRGEAVPGINTYVKKPAFKAGEHMAFRGSEKWI
- a CDS encoding glycoside hydrolase family 2 protein gives rise to the protein MAIRAQELTDWEVRGFYPHVPHLGQSMETGVVMGGVTDWMTATVPGGVHYDLWAAGWIENPYYGMNSLNCEWVENRWWMYKTAFSFQPEAGEKVYLNLKGVDYKAHFYLNKEKLGFHEGMFAAVRFDITGKLKPEGNELIVLLEHAPDEMGQIGYTSRTWTQKSRFTYKWDFSTRMVPIGLWDGVSVETTGMASLDEVRLEPLLEEENGRLIASGRMTIDGDAAAGGDPVVVVSLFDDEVLVDESELVCKREGTNSLNWKLQLNVPAVRSWNPNGMGEAGLYGVRIRIEFGGKASDTWQGFTGFRTLEWIANDDAPDSALPYTVRLNGRRMYIKGVNLTPLDIQYGTVTRDRYERMVRLLKEAGVNLVRVWGGGIIEKEDFYDCCDRAGILVWQEFIQSSSGIDNVPSKDPHFLELLKETAEAALRVKRNHVSLACWSGGNELMDIEGMPSTFEDDNIEMLRRLVMEHDPGRYFLPTSASGPNEFLMIDQPGRNHDVHGPWKYGGPVEHYNQYNRSDSLLHSEFGVDGCCSTESMACFLPESERKVDTMENNPVWRHHGEWWDTLERDTALFGAPDDLEQFAMMSQWTQAEGIRYALEANRRRKFRNSGSIVWQFNEPFPNVSCTSLVDYYERPKMAYYWARKAYATKHISLRYDKLAYSAGEHFMAEVFLHNSGEAEAGSWSAQLFDETGRMHWEMNENVLMPDNGCLRITDIRWPVLDDSLEWFAVRLQLGQQDPNVYVFSLHGQHPFAWLRRLPPAQLEWSCRSTRTERGVDTHTFEVLNSGSSVAWYVSPASSHPAAPSGRPDWFCRNAHEVLMPSERRIFEISAAAGSGIEPSSFSFMSWNNNKQSGGR